From Roseofilum capinflatum BLCC-M114, one genomic window encodes:
- a CDS encoding creatininase family protein produces MLLHLSTWPEVERYLEHSTGLILPIGSTEQHGPTGLIGTDAICAEAIAKGVGQKTQALVGPTINVGMALHHTAFPGTMSLQPSTLILVIKDYLTYLAQAGFTKFFFINGHGGNISPMKAAFSELYTHLAHLNIDPEGKVTCHLANWFMCRSVYKHAQELYGDQEGSHATPSEVALTQYVYPDSIKTAPLSPEVGKGHPITTPAEFRRHYPDGRMGSNPALATPEHGKEFYNLAVEELTESYQKFIGKS; encoded by the coding sequence ATGTTGCTCCATCTCAGCACCTGGCCAGAAGTCGAACGCTACCTTGAACACTCTACAGGCTTAATTTTGCCCATTGGCTCCACCGAACAACACGGGCCAACCGGGTTAATTGGTACAGATGCCATTTGTGCCGAGGCGATCGCCAAAGGAGTCGGCCAAAAAACCCAAGCTCTAGTTGGCCCCACCATCAACGTCGGTATGGCCCTCCATCATACCGCCTTCCCCGGAACCATGAGCCTCCAGCCCTCCACCCTAATTTTAGTGATCAAAGACTATCTCACCTACTTAGCCCAAGCCGGATTTACCAAATTCTTCTTTATTAACGGTCACGGGGGCAATATTTCCCCCATGAAAGCCGCCTTTTCTGAACTCTATACCCACCTAGCCCACCTCAACATCGACCCCGAAGGAAAAGTCACCTGCCATTTAGCCAACTGGTTTATGTGTCGCAGCGTCTATAAACACGCCCAAGAATTGTACGGCGATCAAGAAGGGTCTCACGCTACCCCCAGCGAAGTCGCCCTCACCCAGTACGTTTATCCCGACTCCATTAAAACCGCCCCCCTCTCTCCAGAAGTTGGCAAAGGTCACCCCATCACCACCCCCGCCGAATTCCGTCGCCACTATCCCGATGGTCGCATGGGGTCAAACCCCGCCCTAGCCACCCCAGAACATGGCAAAGAATTTTATAACTTAGCCGTAGAAGAGTTGACCGAGAGCTATCAGAAATTCATCGGCAAGAGTTAG
- the msrA gene encoding peptide-methionine (S)-S-oxide reductase MsrA codes for MFLFGLGKKATLPTAEEALPGRKVSMPVPEKHFVNGNPLQPPYPEGMEMAMFGLGCFWGAERCFWKQPGVFSTAVGYAGGYTPNANYQEVCTGRTGHNEVVRVVFDPQQTSYETLLKVFWESHDPTQGMRQGNDVGTQYRSGIYVYSEPQKELAQKSRQVYQEELKKAGYGEITTEIIDAPEFYYAEDYHQQYLAKNPGGYCGLGGTKVACPGVTTVS; via the coding sequence ATGTTTCTATTTGGATTAGGCAAGAAAGCCACCCTCCCCACTGCTGAAGAAGCTTTACCGGGGCGTAAAGTCTCCATGCCTGTACCCGAAAAACACTTCGTCAATGGCAATCCTCTGCAACCGCCCTACCCAGAGGGCATGGAAATGGCGATGTTTGGCTTAGGTTGTTTTTGGGGAGCAGAGCGCTGTTTCTGGAAACAACCGGGAGTGTTTAGCACGGCTGTAGGGTATGCGGGGGGATATACTCCTAACGCCAACTACCAGGAAGTCTGCACCGGTCGAACGGGTCATAATGAAGTGGTGCGGGTGGTGTTTGACCCCCAACAAACAAGTTATGAAACCCTGCTGAAAGTCTTCTGGGAAAGTCATGACCCCACCCAAGGAATGCGCCAAGGGAATGATGTGGGAACCCAATACCGTTCTGGCATTTATGTCTATTCTGAGCCTCAGAAGGAACTGGCACAAAAATCCCGCCAAGTCTACCAAGAAGAGCTGAAGAAGGCGGGATATGGGGAAATTACTACGGAAATTATTGATGCGCCTGAGTTTTATTACGCTGAGGACTATCACCAACAGTATCTAGCCAAAAATCCTGGTGGGTATTGTGGCTTAGGTGGAACGAAGGTGGCTTGTCCAGGGGTAACGACGGTTTCTTAA
- a CDS encoding DUF6679 family protein, translating into MLHRKIYQLCSEGREVWIFLRDQQRWIECARVLEIEGDLVTIRYETEEEDEICAWEEMVRLESIGAVTQKLSNCPKGNSELLVSDECPEAEQIRQHPESNPD; encoded by the coding sequence ATGCTACATCGCAAGATCTATCAACTCTGCTCCGAGGGTCGTGAAGTCTGGATTTTCTTGCGAGACCAGCAACGCTGGATAGAATGCGCTCGCGTTCTAGAAATCGAAGGAGATTTAGTCACGATTCGCTATGAAACCGAAGAGGAGGATGAGATCTGTGCTTGGGAAGAAATGGTTCGCCTAGAAAGCATTGGTGCAGTGACCCAAAAGCTCTCAAATTGTCCCAAGGGCAATAGTGAACTGCTGGTCTCAGATGAGTGTCCAGAAGCCGAGCAAATTCGCCAGCACCCAGAATCGAATCCGGATTAA